One Schistocerca piceifrons isolate TAMUIC-IGC-003096 chromosome 11, iqSchPice1.1, whole genome shotgun sequence genomic window carries:
- the LOC124720208 gene encoding piggyBac transposable element-derived protein 4-like — MYVVTHNVIFFLEDEIDDSLSSDEDENDVEGVASNPAAVPYPKDSEWTAVDTYRPLPVNTTPRQILVDIDESSSVLDCSKVFLTDSDVNELKRQTNLYASQTIQKKRRGNNLKPHSVLSSWKPVTISEMRRFLGIIFHMCVSKKPKIADHWSTNPVLSCNFCPHVMSRLRFTQILSCLHLVDNSNQKKPGEDGFHPLYKVLPYYNNLKERCIQAYRPSEKVTIDEGICPFRGRVSFRVYMQNKPHKYGLKVYAVAEASSGYVVNFEVYAGKHIVDNSSSAVILRLLSDSSLLNKGHTVYLDRFYSSPELFQQLAEKGTGAVGTVNKSRKGLPKDLVSAKLKKGEMSFRRKDNVLAMKWKDKRDVYTLSTRHQATFGTHTKRNGSVVLKPLQVLDYNLNKIGVDIGDQRLQYNPFQHRTVKWWRKLYFHLLLMGVSNAFWLYNAVHRKKITITDFITVLAVQLVEDDTLEFIPRNEGTVGRLTKRHFLQHIPATTKKYAARVCHVCSSRSKKQSGKASRKETRYECEQCGVALCLEPCFKIFHTKKQYDSV; from the coding sequence atgtatgtagttacacataatgtgatattctttttagaagacgagattgatgacagtttgtcttcagatgaagacgagaatgatgttgaaggtgttgcttcaaatccagcagctgtgccgtatccgaaagacagtgagtggactgcagttgacacctaccgacctctgcctgtcaacacgacacccaggcagatactagtggatattgatgagtcgagttctgtactggattgcagtaaagtgttccttactgacagtgacgtaaatgaactcaagagacagacaaatttgtatgcatcacagacaatacagaagaaaagaagaggaaataatctgaagccccattcagttttgagttcgtggaagccagtgactataagtgagatgaggcgtttcttgggtattattttccacatgtgtgtttcgaaaaagcccaaaattgcggaccattggagcactaatcctgttcttagttgtaacttttgtccccatgtcatgagccgtttgcgtttcactcagatactgtcatgcttgcatcttgttgacaattcaaatcagaaaaaaccaggcgaagatggatttcatccactttacaaagttttgccatattataataatttgaaggagcgatgtatccaggcatatcgtccctcagaaaaagtgacaattgatgaaggaatttgcccatttcgaggtcgtgtgagtttccgtgtttacatgcaaaataagcctcataagtatggactgaaagtatatgctgttgctgaagccagtagtggctatgttgtaaattttgaagtttatgctggtaagcatattgttgacaattcttcgtctgcggttattttgcgattgttgtctgacagcagcttgctgaacaaaggccacactgtgtatttagatcgattttattccagtccagagctatttcagcaactggcagagaaaggcactggagctgttggtactgtgaacaaatccaggaaaggattgcctaaagatttagtatctgctaagctgaaaaagggcgaaatgtcttttcggcgtaaagataatgtattggcaatgaagtggaaagataagagagatgtgtatacattgtctacaaggcatcaagcaacatttggtacgcatactaagagaaatgggtctgtagtattgaaaccacttcaggtacttgattacaacctcaataaaattggagtggatattggagaccaacgcctgcagtacaatccgttccagcacagaactgtgaaatggtggcgaaaattatatttccatttgctgcttatgggagtatcaaatgcattttggctgtacaatgcagtgcacaggaagaaaattacaataacagactttataacagtgcttgcagttcagcttgttgaagacgacacacttgaattcattccaagaaatgaaggaactgtaggtcggctaacaaagagacattttttgcagcacatacctgcaactactaagaagtatgctgctcgtgtgtgtcacgtgtgcagttccaggagcaagaaacagagtggcaaggcttctcgcaaagagacacgatacgaatgtgaacagtgtggcgttgcactctgcctggaaccttgctttaaaattttccacactaaaaaacaatatgattctgtgtga